In Streptomyces sp. NBC_00433, a single genomic region encodes these proteins:
- the serC gene encoding phosphoserine transaminase: MADIQIPADIKPADGRFGSGPSKVRTQALDALAATGTSLLGTSHRQAPVKNLVGQVRDGVKQLFSLPDGYEVVLGNGGSTAFWDVATHGLIGTKSQHLSFGEFSSKFAKAAQQAPWLDEPTIVKSEPGTHPVPAAEAGVDVYALTHNETSTGVSAPIRRVAGADAGALVVVDATSGAGGLPVDIAETDVYYFAPQKSFAADGGLWIAVFSPAALERAASIAASGRHIPAFFDLPTAIDNSQKNQTYNTPALATLFLLKEQLEWINGQGGLSWATERTADSSSRLYGWAEKASYATPFVTDPAQRSQVVGTIDFEDGIDAAAVAKVLRANGVVDTEPYRKLGRNQLRVAMFPAVEPSDVEALTACIDYVIGQL, translated from the coding sequence GTGGCCGATATCCAGATTCCCGCTGACATCAAGCCCGCCGACGGTCGATTCGGGTCGGGCCCCTCCAAGGTGCGGACGCAGGCGCTCGACGCGCTGGCCGCCACCGGGACGTCCCTGCTCGGCACCTCCCACCGCCAGGCGCCGGTGAAGAACCTGGTGGGGCAGGTCCGCGACGGCGTCAAGCAGTTGTTCTCCCTGCCCGACGGCTACGAGGTGGTGCTCGGCAACGGCGGGTCCACCGCGTTCTGGGACGTCGCCACCCACGGGCTGATCGGAACCAAGTCCCAGCACCTGTCCTTCGGCGAGTTCTCGTCGAAGTTCGCGAAGGCGGCCCAGCAGGCGCCGTGGCTGGACGAGCCGACGATCGTCAAGTCCGAGCCGGGCACCCACCCCGTGCCCGCCGCCGAAGCGGGCGTGGACGTCTACGCCCTGACGCACAACGAGACCTCGACGGGTGTCTCCGCACCGATCCGCCGGGTCGCGGGCGCGGACGCCGGCGCGCTGGTCGTGGTGGACGCCACCTCGGGCGCGGGCGGCCTGCCGGTCGACATCGCCGAGACCGACGTCTACTACTTCGCGCCGCAGAAGTCCTTCGCGGCCGACGGCGGCCTGTGGATCGCGGTGTTCTCGCCGGCGGCCCTGGAGCGCGCGGCCTCGATCGCCGCGTCCGGCCGGCACATCCCGGCGTTCTTCGACCTGCCGACGGCGATCGACAACTCGCAGAAGAACCAGACGTACAACACGCCCGCGCTGGCCACCCTCTTCCTGCTCAAGGAGCAGCTGGAGTGGATCAACGGGCAGGGCGGCCTGAGCTGGGCCACCGAGCGCACCGCCGACTCGTCGTCGCGGCTGTACGGCTGGGCAGAGAAGGCCTCGTATGCGACGCCGTTCGTGACGGACCCGGCGCAGCGCTCCCAGGTCGTCGGCACCATCGACTTCGAGGACGGCATCGACGCCGCGGCCGTGGCGAAGGTGCTGCGGGCCAACGGCGTCGTGGACACCGAGCCGTACCGCAAGCTGGGCCGCAACCAGCTGCGCGTGGCGATGTTCCCAGCCGTCGAGCCGTCCGACGTCGAGGCGCTGACCGCCTGCATCGACTACGTCATCGGCCAGCTCTGA
- a CDS encoding FAD-binding oxidoreductase, giving the protein MTSGRVGEVEQALRGIVRGEVEWGAGERAVMTMDASNYRRVPLGVVAPADAEDVAAALEVCREHGVPVTARGGGTSIAGQAIGTGVVMDFTRHMNRLLEIDPAALTARVQPGLVLDDLRRAAAPHGLTFGPDPSTHSRCTLGGMIGNNACGSHSVAWGTTADNVRALDLLTYRGEPVGLRAPADGSAMPDRLRDGLARLTDGHLALLRTAFPQLPRRISGYALDSLLPEHGRDVVRAFTGSEGTLGVLTEATVALVPAPGARALAVLGYADESAAAQAAHLLLAWQPLTVEGMAADLVGESAAAELPRGGAWLFVETGGDSPAQAQARAREICRTADGVTGHAVVADPARQRALWRIREDAAGTATRMPDGTEAWPGWEDCAVPPARLGAYLRDFRALLADHGLRGAPYGHFGDGCVHVRIDFDLVDPAGVARFRRFSEAAADLVVSHGGSLSGEHGDGRARAELLPKMYGPDVIALFSDFKDLWDPDGGLNPGTLVRPDPIDSNLRFAALPSAASRPVDVEFTYPGDGGDFVAAVRRCVGVAKCRTSAAVGDGGSAVMCPSFRVTGEERHSTRGRARLLHEMLAGEVVTDGWKSAEVKGALDLCLSCKGCRSDCPVEVDMATYKAEFLHQHYRGRLRPRAHYSMGWLPVWLKIAQKFARPLNFLGRTRSTAWVAKRIAGIANERDMPELAPETFTRWWDTSDTNEGRRRPAGGSRDAARTVVLWPDTFTDHLSPEVGRAAVRVLRAAGLRVTTPPAAVCCGLTWVSTGQLDRAKAVMRRTLDRLAPVLDAGLPLVVLEPSCAAALRADLPELLGTRDPRAARLASSVRTLAEALEEYAPGWDPPRVDRTAVGQTHCHQHAVLGDAADRRLRERAGLTGELTGGCCGLAGNFGFEDGHYEVSAACAEEALLPALRAAGPDAAVLADGFSCRTQIAQLAGGPRARHLAEVLAEALPDETPGAGPDHPAG; this is encoded by the coding sequence ATGACGAGTGGCCGGGTCGGCGAGGTGGAGCAGGCGCTGCGCGGGATCGTGCGCGGGGAGGTGGAGTGGGGCGCGGGGGAGCGGGCGGTGATGACGATGGACGCGTCCAACTACCGCAGGGTGCCGCTGGGGGTGGTGGCGCCGGCGGACGCGGAGGACGTGGCGGCGGCGCTCGAGGTCTGCAGGGAGCACGGTGTGCCGGTGACCGCGCGCGGCGGCGGGACGTCGATCGCAGGGCAGGCCATCGGCACCGGTGTCGTCATGGACTTCACCCGGCACATGAACCGGCTGCTGGAGATCGACCCGGCCGCGCTGACCGCCCGCGTGCAGCCCGGCCTGGTGCTCGACGACCTGCGGCGGGCCGCCGCCCCGCACGGCCTGACCTTCGGGCCCGACCCCTCGACCCACAGCCGCTGCACCCTCGGCGGCATGATCGGCAACAACGCGTGCGGCTCGCATTCGGTGGCCTGGGGCACCACCGCCGACAATGTTCGTGCGCTTGACCTGCTCACCTACCGGGGTGAGCCGGTCGGACTCCGCGCCCCCGCTGACGGATCCGCCATGCCCGACCGGCTGCGGGACGGGCTCGCCCGGCTGACGGACGGCCACCTGGCGCTGCTGCGTACCGCCTTCCCGCAACTGCCGCGCCGCATCTCCGGATACGCCCTGGACTCGCTGCTGCCCGAACACGGCAGGGACGTGGTGCGGGCCTTCACCGGCAGCGAGGGGACCCTTGGGGTACTGACCGAGGCGACCGTGGCGCTGGTGCCCGCGCCCGGCGCGCGGGCGCTCGCGGTGCTCGGCTATGCCGACGAGAGCGCGGCGGCGCAGGCCGCCCACCTGCTGCTGGCATGGCAGCCGTTGACGGTCGAGGGGATGGCCGCCGACCTGGTGGGGGAGTCCGCGGCGGCTGAACTGCCGCGCGGCGGTGCCTGGCTGTTCGTGGAGACCGGAGGCGACTCCCCGGCCCAGGCGCAGGCACGCGCGCGGGAGATCTGCCGGACGGCCGACGGCGTGACCGGTCACGCCGTCGTCGCCGACCCCGCGCGGCAGCGCGCCCTGTGGCGGATCCGGGAGGACGCGGCCGGCACCGCCACCCGCATGCCCGACGGCACCGAGGCATGGCCGGGCTGGGAGGACTGCGCCGTTCCCCCCGCCCGGCTGGGCGCCTACCTGCGGGATTTCCGGGCCCTGCTGGCCGATCACGGGCTGCGCGGGGCGCCCTACGGCCATTTCGGCGACGGCTGCGTGCATGTGCGGATCGACTTCGACCTCGTCGATCCGGCGGGCGTCGCACGCTTCCGCCGCTTCTCGGAGGCCGCCGCGGACCTGGTGGTGTCGCACGGCGGCTCGCTCTCCGGCGAGCACGGCGACGGCCGGGCGCGCGCCGAGCTGCTGCCGAAGATGTACGGCCCGGATGTGATCGCACTCTTTTCAGATTTCAAGGACCTCTGGGATCCGGACGGCGGACTGAACCCGGGAACGCTTGTTCGTCCCGATCCCATTGATAGCAACCTTCGCTTCGCGGCGCTGCCGTCCGCCGCGTCGCGACCCGTCGATGTGGAATTCACTTATCCGGGTGACGGCGGTGATTTCGTTGCCGCCGTCCGGCGCTGCGTGGGAGTGGCCAAATGTCGTACCTCCGCGGCCGTCGGTGACGGTGGTTCAGCTGTCATGTGCCCGTCTTTCCGGGTCACCGGAGAGGAACGCCACTCCACCCGCGGCCGGGCCAGACTGCTGCACGAGATGCTGGCAGGAGAGGTCGTCACCGACGGCTGGAAGTCCGCGGAGGTCAAGGGGGCACTGGATCTGTGCCTGTCCTGCAAGGGCTGCCGGTCGGACTGCCCGGTGGAGGTGGACATGGCGACGTACAAGGCGGAATTCCTCCATCAGCACTATCGGGGGCGGCTGAGGCCCCGCGCGCACTACTCGATGGGCTGGCTTCCGGTGTGGCTGAAAATCGCGCAGAAATTCGCCCGGCCGCTCAATTTCCTTGGCCGGACTCGGTCAACCGCCTGGGTGGCGAAACGTATCGCCGGAATCGCGAACGAGCGCGACATGCCCGAACTGGCGCCCGAGACATTCACTCGATGGTGGGACACCAGCGACACGAACGAGGGACGACGGAGGCCGGCCGGCGGCTCGCGTGACGCCGCCCGCACGGTCGTTCTGTGGCCCGACACCTTCACCGACCACCTCTCACCCGAGGTCGGCCGGGCCGCCGTGCGGGTGCTGCGGGCGGCCGGACTGCGCGTCACGACCCCGCCCGCCGCGGTCTGCTGCGGCCTGACCTGGGTGTCCACCGGGCAACTCGACCGCGCGAAAGCCGTGATGCGGCGCACCCTCGACCGGCTCGCGCCGGTCCTCGACGCGGGCCTGCCGCTCGTCGTCCTCGAACCGAGCTGCGCCGCCGCGCTGCGCGCCGACCTGCCGGAACTGCTCGGCACCCGCGACCCGCGGGCCGCCCGGCTCGCCTCGTCGGTAAGGACCCTCGCCGAGGCCCTGGAGGAATACGCGCCAGGCTGGGACCCGCCGCGGGTGGACCGCACGGCGGTAGGCCAGACGCACTGCCACCAGCACGCGGTGCTCGGCGACGCCGCCGACCGCCGGCTGCGCGAACGCGCCGGCCTGACCGGCGAGCTGACGGGCGGCTGCTGCGGCCTGGCCGGCAACTTCGGCTTCGAGGACGGGCACTACGAGGTGTCGGCGGCCTGCGCCGAGGAGGCGCTGCTGCCTGCGCTGCGCGCGGCCGGGCCCGACGCGGCCGTGCTGGCCGACGGCTTCTCCTGCCGCACGCAGATCGCCCAGCTCGCCGGCGGCCCACGCGCCCGCCACCTCGCGGAAGTCCTCGCGGAGGCGCTGCCCGACGAGACGCCCGGCGCCGGACCCGACCACCCGGCCGGCTAG
- a CDS encoding citrate synthase 2 yields the protein MSDFVPGLEGVVAFETEIAEPDREGGSLRYRGVDIEELVGHVSFGNVWGLLVDGRFDPGLPPAEPFPIPVHSGDIRVDVQSALAMLAPVWGLRPLLDIDAEEARDDLARAAVMALSYVAQSARGQGRPMVPQKEIDKARSITERFMIRWRGEPDPRHVAAVDAYWTSAAEHGMNASTFTARVIASTGADVAAALSGAVGAMSGPLHGGAPSRVLGMIEEIERTGDAEGYVKSALDKGERLMGFGHRVYRAEDPRARVLRRTARELGAPRFEVAEALEKAALAELHERRPDRVLATNVEFWAAIMLDFAEVPAHMFTSMFTCARTAGWSAHILEQKRTGRLVRPSARYIGPSARSLHTIEGDPTTSS from the coding sequence ATGTCCGACTTCGTACCCGGGCTCGAAGGAGTCGTCGCGTTCGAGACGGAGATCGCCGAACCCGACCGGGAAGGCGGATCACTGCGCTATCGCGGTGTCGACATCGAGGAGTTGGTCGGGCATGTGAGCTTCGGCAATGTATGGGGCCTGCTGGTCGACGGCCGGTTCGACCCCGGGCTGCCGCCCGCCGAGCCCTTCCCCATCCCCGTGCACTCCGGCGACATCCGGGTGGACGTGCAGTCCGCGCTGGCCATGCTCGCGCCCGTGTGGGGGCTGCGCCCGCTGCTCGACATCGACGCCGAGGAGGCCCGTGACGACCTCGCGCGGGCCGCGGTCATGGCCCTGTCGTACGTCGCCCAGTCCGCGCGCGGCCAGGGGCGGCCCATGGTGCCGCAGAAGGAGATCGACAAGGCTCGGTCCATTACCGAGCGCTTCATGATCCGCTGGCGCGGCGAGCCGGACCCGCGGCATGTCGCCGCGGTGGACGCGTATTGGACCTCGGCGGCCGAGCACGGCATGAACGCCTCCACCTTCACCGCCCGCGTCATCGCCTCGACCGGCGCCGACGTGGCCGCCGCCCTGTCCGGCGCGGTCGGCGCCATGTCGGGGCCGCTGCACGGCGGTGCTCCGTCCCGGGTCCTCGGCATGATCGAGGAGATCGAGCGCACGGGTGACGCCGAGGGCTATGTGAAGTCCGCGCTCGACAAGGGCGAGCGCCTGATGGGCTTCGGGCACCGCGTCTACCGGGCCGAGGACCCGCGGGCGCGCGTCCTGCGCCGTACGGCCCGCGAGCTGGGCGCACCGCGCTTCGAGGTGGCGGAGGCGCTGGAGAAGGCGGCGCTCGCCGAGCTGCACGAGCGGCGCCCCGACCGCGTCCTGGCCACCAACGTGGAATTCTGGGCGGCGATCATGCTGGACTTCGCCGAGGTGCCCGCGCACATGTTCACGTCGATGTTCACCTGTGCCCGTACGGCCGGCTGGTCGGCCCACATCCTGGAGCAGAAGCGCACCGGGCGCCTGGTCCGCCCGTCGGCCCGCTACATCGGCCCGAGCGCCCGCAGCCTCCACACGATCGAGGGCGACCCGACCACCTCTTCCTGA
- the pdxH gene encoding pyridoxamine 5'-phosphate oxidase, which produces MRRRYRSTGMTEDDLAAEPYAQFTRWFADAVAAAEGGVIAEPNAIVLSTADADGLPSSRTVLLKGYDRRGFVFFSSYESRKGRALAANPRASLLFPWHPIARQVIVGGDVTRVSPEETAAYFRSRPYGSQIGAWASEQSSVVASRAVIEKRYAESALRWPEGTEVPVPPFWGGFRVEPATVEFWQGRENRLHDRLRYVRVADGWSVERLEP; this is translated from the coding sequence ATGCGCCGGCGCTACCGGTCGACGGGAATGACCGAGGACGACCTGGCGGCCGAGCCGTACGCGCAGTTCACGCGCTGGTTCGCGGACGCGGTCGCCGCGGCCGAGGGCGGCGTCATCGCGGAGCCCAACGCCATAGTGCTGTCCACCGCGGACGCCGACGGCCTGCCCAGCTCGCGCACGGTCCTGCTCAAGGGCTACGACCGGCGCGGATTCGTCTTCTTCAGCAGCTACGAGTCCCGCAAGGGCCGCGCGCTGGCCGCCAACCCGCGGGCCTCGCTGCTCTTCCCCTGGCATCCGATCGCCCGCCAGGTCATCGTCGGCGGCGACGTTACCAGGGTGTCGCCGGAAGAAACCGCCGCCTATTTCCGCAGCCGCCCCTACGGTTCGCAGATCGGCGCGTGGGCGAGCGAGCAGTCCAGCGTCGTCGCCTCCCGTGCGGTGATCGAGAAGCGCTACGCGGAATCGGCCCTGCGCTGGCCGGAGGGCACCGAGGTGCCGGTGCCGCCCTTCTGGGGCGGCTTCCGCGTCGAGCCGGCCACCGTCGAGTTCTGGCAGGGCCGGGAGAACCGGCTGCACGACCGGCTGCGGTACGTACGCGTGGCGGACGGCTGGTCCGTGGAGCGACTGGAGCCGTAG
- a CDS encoding PAS domain-containing protein — MLAALLDGMEAGLCAFDRTGVITHWNAEAARILGWTADDAVGRHGFAGWAARSSDAAEAEERLLGAMDSAGRQVHEFALLTKDGRRVLVRTQSAAVQGADGRPAGVYCAFSEVHVQIDLERSIALSEALFTDASWGVVLIDADLRPAVVNAKAARLLQTGREEVLGRPLGNLLTQGVEELENALQHVLAEGAPPATADLWLALSADQENRRRCWRSGFVRLGSPLGEEPVPLGVGWLFIDITRQKATETDNAQVRFRYQQLHRADRAAAECGTALDAAALQLDFALAGFADHALLDLADGAERLVRIAATPTGEPGPCELTPGAAESGIPVGYPLAHPALQALERIGTVRTSFGPPPAAEEAAGARIDEWAAARRWPPGTVHGLVTVLRSRGRTVGALTFLRGSGRRLFDRADAAYAEDVAARVAMALDLAGLAGER, encoded by the coding sequence CTGCTCGCGGCGCTGCTCGACGGCATGGAGGCGGGTCTGTGCGCCTTCGACCGCACAGGGGTGATCACGCACTGGAATGCCGAGGCGGCCAGGATCCTCGGCTGGACCGCGGACGACGCCGTCGGGCGGCATGGCTTCGCCGGCTGGGCGGCCCGCTCCTCCGACGCGGCGGAGGCTGAGGAAAGGCTGCTGGGGGCGATGGACTCCGCCGGCCGTCAGGTGCACGAATTCGCCCTGCTGACCAAGGACGGCCGCCGGGTGCTGGTGCGCACCCAGTCCGCGGCGGTGCAGGGCGCGGACGGGCGGCCCGCGGGGGTCTACTGCGCCTTCTCCGAGGTGCATGTGCAGATCGACCTGGAGCGTTCCATCGCGCTCAGCGAGGCGCTGTTCACGGACGCGTCCTGGGGCGTGGTGCTCATAGACGCCGATCTGCGGCCGGCCGTGGTCAACGCGAAGGCCGCCCGCCTGCTCCAGACGGGCCGGGAGGAGGTGCTCGGGCGTCCGCTGGGCAATCTGCTCACCCAGGGCGTGGAAGAGCTGGAGAACGCGTTGCAGCATGTGCTCGCCGAAGGCGCGCCACCGGCCACCGCCGACCTGTGGCTGGCGCTGAGCGCGGACCAGGAGAACCGGCGGCGCTGCTGGCGCAGCGGATTCGTCCGGCTCGGCTCACCGCTCGGCGAGGAGCCGGTGCCGCTGGGCGTCGGCTGGCTGTTCATCGACATCACCCGGCAGAAGGCGACGGAAACCGACAACGCCCAGGTCAGGTTCCGCTACCAGCAGCTGCACCGCGCCGACCGGGCGGCGGCCGAGTGCGGCACCGCACTGGACGCGGCGGCGCTCCAGCTGGACTTCGCGCTGGCGGGCTTCGCCGACCACGCGCTGCTCGACCTCGCCGACGGCGCCGAGCGCTTGGTGCGGATCGCGGCCACCCCCACGGGCGAGCCGGGCCCGTGCGAGCTGACGCCAGGCGCGGCGGAGAGCGGCATACCGGTGGGCTACCCGCTCGCCCACCCGGCGCTTCAGGCGCTGGAGCGGATCGGCACCGTACGGACCAGTTTCGGGCCGCCGCCCGCGGCGGAGGAGGCCGCCGGCGCCCGGATCGACGAATGGGCCGCGGCCAGGCGCTGGCCGCCGGGGACCGTACACGGGCTGGTCACGGTGCTGCGCAGCCGCGGCCGCACGGTCGGGGCGCTGACCTTCCTGCGCGGCTCGGGGCGCCGCCTCTTCGACCGCGCCGACGCGGCCTATGCCGAGGACGTGGCCGCGCGGGTCGCGATGGCGCTCGACCTGGCCGGGCTCGCGGGCGAGCGGTGA
- a CDS encoding SIS domain-containing protein, with the protein MTEPREDLADRYFDAAIGLLRRVRDEEAAGIKAAATAVADAIASGGRVFVFGAGHSSLPAQDVVYRAGGLALINLLAVPGVVGVDVMPATLGSALERVDGLAGVVLDTSPVQRGDVLFVISLSGRNSLPVEMAQNARALGLTVIGVTSVAYSEQTSSRHVSGTFLKDHCNIVLDSKIAVGDAELSDDAIPAPFGPASTVVTSALMQAVVATAATDLAERGITPPMLRSGNVDGGHDWNGRIFEQYRDRIFFRH; encoded by the coding sequence ATGACTGAGCCCCGCGAGGACCTGGCCGACCGGTATTTCGACGCCGCTATCGGGCTGCTGCGCCGGGTCCGAGACGAGGAGGCGGCCGGCATCAAGGCCGCCGCGACCGCGGTCGCGGACGCCATCGCCTCCGGCGGGCGGGTCTTCGTCTTCGGCGCGGGGCACTCCTCGCTGCCCGCCCAGGACGTCGTCTACCGGGCCGGCGGCCTCGCCCTGATCAACCTGCTCGCCGTCCCGGGCGTCGTCGGCGTGGACGTCATGCCCGCGACGCTCGGCAGCGCCCTGGAGCGGGTCGACGGCCTGGCCGGGGTGGTCCTGGACACCAGTCCCGTCCAGCGCGGCGACGTGCTGTTCGTGATCTCGCTGTCCGGCCGCAATTCCCTGCCGGTGGAGATGGCGCAGAATGCCCGCGCGCTCGGCCTGACCGTCATCGGCGTCACCTCGGTCGCCTACAGCGAGCAGACCAGCTCCCGGCACGTGTCGGGCACCTTCCTCAAGGACCACTGCAACATCGTGCTGGACTCCAAGATCGCGGTCGGCGACGCCGAACTGTCGGACGACGCCATTCCCGCGCCGTTCGGCCCGGCCTCCACCGTCGTCACCAGCGCCCTGATGCAGGCCGTCGTCGCCACCGCGGCCACCGACCTCGCCGAGCGCGGCATCACCCCGCCCATGCTGCGCTCGGGCAACGTGGACGGCGGTCACGACTGGAACGGCCGGATCTTCGAGCAGTACCGCGACCGGATCTTCTTCCGCCACTGA
- a CDS encoding metal-dependent transcriptional regulator: MSGLIDTTEMYLRTILELEEEGVVPMRARIAERLDQSGPTVSQTVARMERDGLLHVAGDRHLELTEEGRRTATRVMRKHRIAECLLVDVIGLEWEHVHAEACRWEHVMSEAVERRVLELLRHPTESPYGNPIPGLEELGEKGEADPFLEDGMVSLNDLKPGAGSTSVVVRRIGEPIQTDAQVMYTLRRAGVQPGAVVSVTAAPGGVLVGSGGEAAELDAEVASHVFVARR, encoded by the coding sequence ATGTCCGGACTGATCGACACGACGGAGATGTATCTCCGCACCATCCTGGAGCTGGAGGAGGAGGGTGTGGTCCCTATGCGCGCCCGAATCGCCGAGCGGCTCGACCAGAGCGGCCCGACGGTCTCCCAGACGGTGGCGCGGATGGAGCGGGACGGGCTGCTGCATGTGGCCGGTGACCGCCATCTGGAACTGACCGAGGAGGGGCGCCGCACCGCCACCCGCGTGATGCGCAAGCACCGTATCGCGGAGTGCCTGCTGGTCGATGTGATCGGGCTGGAGTGGGAGCACGTGCATGCCGAGGCATGCCGCTGGGAGCACGTGATGAGCGAGGCCGTGGAGCGACGGGTGCTCGAGCTGCTTCGGCACCCCACGGAGTCGCCGTACGGCAACCCGATCCCGGGCCTGGAGGAGCTGGGCGAGAAGGGCGAGGCCGATCCGTTCCTTGAGGACGGCATGGTCAGTCTGAACGACCTCAAGCCCGGTGCGGGCTCGACCAGCGTGGTCGTCCGCAGGATCGGCGAGCCGATCCAGACCGACGCGCAGGTGATGTACACGCTGCGGCGGGCCGGTGTGCAGCCGGGCGCCGTGGTGAGCGTGACCGCCGCTCCTGGAGGTGTGCTGGTCGGCAGCGGTGGCGAGGCCGCCGAGCTGGACGCGGAGGTCGCCTCGCACGTCTTCGTGGCCAGGCGGTAG
- a CDS encoding alpha/beta hydrolase translates to MKQYVDRHTTRRFEVTGAGGIRLAAWDYAAAAVAGAAAEPRAGARPGQGAAAFRRGAAAGARPGPGLGLGLAGTGAAGPGAEEGGRPGVLLLHGLLGRASHWAATARRLAPRYRALALDQRGHGRSERPEGPYATEAYLADAVAAVEQLGLAPVTVIGHSMGALTAWQLAAHRPDLVAAVVICDMRAAALGEAGQREWEDWTRSWPLPFATLGDARRWFAEQDPWADPPDPVRGEFFAEVMVEGDDGWRPQYAPRHLLRSRDPWIRDAHWDELAEVACPALVVRGLGGELGRAEAQEMVRVLPRGRYAEIPDAGHLVPWDQPEAWCDTVERFLREVVREPERAAPA, encoded by the coding sequence ATGAAGCAGTACGTGGACCGGCACACGACCCGGCGTTTCGAGGTCACGGGAGCGGGCGGGATACGCCTCGCGGCCTGGGACTACGCGGCGGCGGCCGTCGCGGGCGCCGCGGCGGAGCCGAGGGCCGGCGCCCGGCCCGGCCAAGGGGCCGCTGCGTTCCGGCGCGGAGCCGCTGCCGGCGCCCGTCCCGGACCCGGACTCGGGCTCGGGCTCGCCGGCACGGGAGCCGCCGGCCCCGGAGCCGAGGAAGGCGGCCGCCCCGGTGTGCTGCTACTGCACGGGCTGCTCGGCCGCGCCTCGCACTGGGCGGCGACCGCGCGCCGGCTGGCCCCCCGCTATCGGGCGCTCGCCCTCGACCAGCGCGGTCACGGCCGCAGCGAGCGGCCGGAGGGCCCGTACGCCACGGAGGCCTATCTCGCCGACGCGGTCGCCGCCGTCGAGCAGCTCGGCCTCGCCCCGGTCACCGTGATCGGCCACTCCATGGGCGCGCTCACGGCCTGGCAGTTGGCGGCCCACCGCCCCGACCTCGTCGCCGCGGTCGTCATCTGCGACATGCGGGCCGCCGCGCTGGGCGAGGCGGGCCAGCGCGAGTGGGAGGACTGGACGCGGTCCTGGCCGCTGCCCTTCGCCACCCTCGGGGACGCGCGCCGCTGGTTCGCGGAGCAGGACCCCTGGGCCGACCCGCCGGATCCGGTGCGCGGCGAATTCTTCGCCGAGGTCATGGTGGAAGGCGACGACGGGTGGCGCCCGCAGTACGCCCCGCGCCATCTGCTGCGATCCCGCGACCCGTGGATACGTGACGCGCACTGGGACGAGCTGGCGGAAGTCGCCTGCCCCGCGCTGGTGGTGCGGGGGCTCGGCGGGGAGCTGGGGCGGGCGGAGGCCCAGGAGATGGTGCGAGTGCTGCCCCGCGGGCGTTACGCCGAGATCCCCGACGCCGGCCACCTCGTCCCGTGGGACCAGCCGGAGGCGTGGTGCGACACGGTGGAGCGGTTCCTCCGGGAGGTGGTGCGGGAGCCGGAGCGCGCGGCACCGGCCTGA
- a CDS encoding WXG100 family type VII secretion target, whose product MSIHGADIQQLRDLSTKFSTEAGNLGTLIGHLQTATSSSESYWKGPAAERFRSEWAQLKPTFDKFVATLHDAQKSAGTNADNIEAATR is encoded by the coding sequence ATGTCCATCCATGGCGCTGATATTCAGCAACTGCGGGACCTGTCAACCAAGTTCAGCACGGAGGCGGGCAACCTCGGTACGCTGATCGGGCACCTGCAGACGGCGACGAGCAGCAGCGAGAGCTACTGGAAGGGTCCGGCCGCGGAGCGCTTCCGCAGTGAATGGGCACAGCTGAAGCCCACCTTCGACAAGTTCGTCGCGACCCTGCACGACGCCCAGAAGTCCGCCGGTACGAACGCGGACAACATCGAGGCCGCCACCCGCTGA